TCGGTTCACAATCGTTACTCGGATCCGAGTAAATTTATATCTGGCGGTGAGGGCGAAGCCGGGGCGGTTCGAGCGACCGCGTCCGCGCGCTTCGCTCGAAGGACGGCGGCCGGAAAACCGATCGCACCGTGCAGGCGCTCGCTTCCGTCGGACATCGACGCATTCAACTGTGGTGCTGGCAGTCGTCGCCGTGGAGGCGTCCGGGCGTGCCAGTTCGTCCACGCCACGGCCAGCACCCCGGCCTCGCTTCCACGCGCTTACGCGTCCCGCTCCGCCGCCTCCGCCGCGATCAGTCGTCCACGCCGAGCGCGGCCGTCGTCCCCCCGCGCAGCCGCGGCAGGTAGACGACCAGTCCGACGGCGAGGAGACACACGACGACCGAGGCGGCGAAGACGGCCGTCAGTCCCTCCGTCATCGCGGCCGCGAGGCCGTCCGGCGGGCTGCCGGAGGCGAGCAGGAGTCGCTGGAGGTCGCCGACGTTCGACACCCGGGGGAGCGACGCGAACCGCTCCCGGAGGACGACGTTGAGCGCGACCCCGAGGACGGCGACGCCGACCGTCCCGCCGAGGTTGCGGAAGAACTGCTGGGAGGAGGTCGCGAGACCCATGCGTTCGGTTCCGAGGTGGTTCTGGATGGCCGTCAACAGCGGCGGCGTGAGCGCCCCCATGCCGACCCCCATCACGAACACGTTCGCGACGATGACCGAGAGCGGCGTCCCGACGGTCCACAGCGTCGCCGCGCCGAAGCCGAGGGTCATGAGTACCGTACCGGTCGCGATGAGCGCGCGCTCGCCGAACCGGTTGACGAGGCGGCCCGAGACGAAGCTCGTCCCGGACCACCCGATGGAGATCGGGAAGACGGCGAGGGCGGCCGCGCCCGCCCCGCCGCGCAGCGCCTGCACGAACAGCGGGACGTAGGTGATCGCGCCGAAGATGACGAAGCTCGAGAGGAAGCCGACGGCGTTGGTCACCACGAACACGCGGTCGTCGAACAGCGAGAGCGGGAGGATCGGCACGCGCGCCGACCGCTCGACGCGGACGAACGCGACCAGGGCGGCGACGCCGACGACCGCCAGCGCGCCCGCCGCCGCCGTCCCCACCGTCTCGAAGAGCTGGAGCGCGAGGAGGAGCGCGCCGACGCCGACCGAGAGGGCGAGCGCGCCCGCGTAATCGACGTGCGGGTCTGCCGCGCCGGTCGTCTCCTCCAGCGACCGGGCGATGAGCGCCACCGCGCCGATCCCGACGGGAACGCTGAGGTAGAACACCCAGCGCCAGCCGAGCGTCGTCACGATCAGGTAGCCGAGCAGCGGGCCGACGACGCTCGATATGCCCCAGACCGCGCTCCCGTAGCCGATGGCCCTGCCGCGCTGTTCGGGCGGGTGGATGACCCCGAGGATGGTGTAGGGGATGGCGAACATCGCGCCCGCGCCGACGCCCTGCACCGCGCGGAAGGCGATGAGCTGAGGCATGGTTCGGGAGAGCCCCGCGAGCGCGCTCCCGAGGACGAAGACGGCGACGCCGACGTAGAACAGCCGCTTCCGGCCGTAGATGTCGGACAGCCGGCCGAACAGCGGCATCGAGATGGCGGCGAACAGCATGTACGCCGCGAAGACCCACGAGTAGAGGCGCAGGCCGCCCAGGTCGGCGACGACGGTGGGCATCACGGTGCTCACGACGGTGCCGTCGATACCCGCGAGGAAGATGCCCAGCATGACGCCGAGCGTCACGAGGCGGCGATCAGACGTCGGAGCGTCCATGCCGGGGCGACGGCCTCCGGGGGTAAAACTCCGACCGACGACCGCCGCTCGGACGTGTTCGCGAACCGAAAGTACTTGCCACGAACCGCCCACGTCGCGCCATGACCGCGCGACCGTCCCCCCGTCGGGCGATGCTCCTCACGATCGCCGCGACGGGCGCGCTCACGCCGCTGGCCTCCGGTACCGCCGCCGCACAGCCGCTGCCCCCCGGCATCCCGCCGATCGACGCCGCGCTCGCGGTCTACGGGACGGTGCTGGGGATGGTCGTCGGCCTCGCCGTCCAGCTCGTCGTCGGCGGACTGCTCGTCTCGGCGGCCGAGCGGTACACCCTGGCGGTGACAGACGAGATGCGACGCGAACCGGTGGCGGGCGCGCTCGTGGGTATCGCGCTCTTCGTCGGCTTCGTCGCCGTCTCCGTCCTCCTCGCCGTCACCGTCGTCGGTATCGTGGTCCTGCTCCCGCTCGCGATCGCGTTCGCCGTCGTCAGCCTCGTCGGTCTCGTCCTCGCGAGCGTCCTCGTCGGGCGGCTCCTGCTGGAACGCGGCGGCGAGCCGCGACTGATGGCGAGCCTCGTCGTCGGGAGCGTCCTCGTCGCGGCCGCGGGCGCGATCCCCGTGCTCGGCGGCGCGATCGACTTCCTCCTCGGGTCGCTCGGCACCGGAACCGTCGTCGCCCGCTGGTGGCGGCGGAGAGGGGGTCGGCGACGAGGACGACGTTGACCCACGTTCTGACCGCCGAGCGACCCGACAGGCGTTCTCGCCGGAAGCGACTCCCATCCCGGAGCAGACCCGCGGACGGCGCGTTCGAGCGCGTTCGCCCCTGGCACGACGACTACTCGCGCCCCTAGCGACCGGGGACGAGGTCCGCCCAGACGAGCCGGTGGTCCGAGGCCGCCTCCGCGTCGGCACCGAGTCCGCGGCGTGACGACGACCTCGCCGGCCAGACGACCCCCGTCCCCCGGCGGTCGAGGTCGGGCGAGGGGAGCACGTAGTCGATGGTGATGGTCGAGTCGAACGTCGCACGCGGGTTCCCCCGACGCGCGCCGCCGGGGCTGGTCGGCAGGGGTCGCGCGTCGAAGTCGGGGGTATCGAGGAGGAACTTCGTGGCGGCGTCGAAGTTGTCCGCCTGACCGGGGTAGGCGTTCATGTCGCCCAGGAGCGCGTAGGAGGCGTCCGGGTCGAGCCCGCCGCTGACGCCGTCGTCGTCGTAGAGGTAGTCGGCCCCGGCGACGTAGTCGGCGAACAGGCGCACCTCGTCGTGACAGCGCCGGCCGTTGAAGTTCTCCGGCCCATCGAATCCCGACGGCGTGGGGTGGGCGAGCAGCGCGTGGACGGTGCGGTCGCCCACCTCGATTGGCACGTCGACGTGCGTCTTCGAGGACAGCCGGAACCGCTCGGCCTCCTCCTCGGTCAGGTAGACGTCGTAGTCGTCGTCCCGGACGATCAGGTTCCCGGGCATGTCCTCCCAGACGAACGTCCGGAACGACCGCACGGCCGCCTCGTCGAGCGGGTACCGACTGACGAGCGCCAGCGCGTACTGGCCGGGGTACTCGCCGTATCCGAAGGCGTCGTTGCCGTACGTCCGATCGCCCGGCGTGTCGTCGACGACACCGTTGTTATCGAGGTCCATCCCGCTGTGGACGCCCGTGTTGCTCTTCGGGACGTAGACGTGCTCGTAGTCGATCCCCCGGAGGAAGTCGCGCTGCGGAACCGAGAGGTAGTTCTCGACGAACGCGCGGGCGTTCGTGCGGTCGGTGCGGACGCCCTCCTGCCGGTTGTTGACGACCTCGTTGAGCGCCAGCACGTCCGGCCGAGCCTCCTGGATCACCCGCGCGGCCGCCTCCGCCTGCGGGTCGCCGGGCGTCTGGACCTGCTCGGTCGTGAGGTCCCTGATGTTGTACGTCGCGAATCGAACGGGATCGGGCGTCGCGCTCGCCGCCCCCGTGACCGACGCGAGCGACGCGCCGGCCGTGGCCAGGAATCCCCGTCGCGTGAATCGGATAGACATTCGATCGGAGATTTCACTCGTCCGTATTAAGAATTATCACATATCGTGAAGTATGCGAAAATATATCGATAGGGGGACAGGCGACGGGGAATCACCGTCGAATCAGCGCGCGCCGCGGGATTCCGAAGCCGCTTCGGTCCGGGGGTGCGAGGCGGTGGTATGAGCCACGTAGACCTCGACCGCGCGTTCCCCGAACTCGCCGCCATCGAGGACGCCGACCTCCGAGCGGGCGTCCGCGAGGCGTGGACGATCGCCATCGACGACAACGGGATCGACGACCTCGCGGCGGTCCCCTGGTTCCCGCCCGCCCAGCGGCGGCTCGACCTCCCCGACGCGACGCTCGTCGAGCACGTCCGCGACGTGACCGCCGCCGCCGTCGCGCTGGCCGAGACGCTGGTCGAGCGCGGACACGACCCCTCGATCGACCTGGTGCTCGCGGGGGCGCTGGTCCACGACGTGTCGAAGCTGTACGAGTTCGACGGCATGGACGAGACCGCCGTCGGTCGGCTGCTCGGCCACCCCCACTACGGCGCGGCGGTGGTCGACCGCGCCGGCCTGCCGGTCGAGGTGGCGCACGTCGTCCTCTCGCACACCCGCCGGACGGCGGTCGAGCCGGCGACGCTCGAAGCCGAGACCGTCCGCCGGGCCGACGAGGTGGCGGCGAGCGCGCTCCGCCTCCGCGCGGTGGACGACCTCCGGGACGCCTGACCGCGCGAAAGGCCGAAGGAGCCGGGGGCCCTCCGTCGACGTATGAACGAAATGACAGTACTGGTCGCCGGGGCGAGCGGCCGGACCGGCCGCGACGTGCTCGACGTGCTCCTCGACGCGGGGATCCGCGTCCGGGCGCTCACCAGTTCGCCGGGGAAGGTCGAGACGCTTGAACTCCAAGGCGCGGACGAGGTCGTCGTCGGGGACCTCCTCAGCATCTCGGCCGCCCGCGAGGCGGTCGAGGGCGCAGACGCCGTGATCTGTGCGGTCGGCTCGACGCCGGGGGCGAACCTCCTCCGCGGCCCGCTCGTCGACCGCGAGGGGGTCGTCAACCTCGTCGACGCCGCCGCGGACGAGGGCGTCGATCGGTTCGTTCTCGTCTCCTCCATCGGGGTCGGCGACTCGAAGGAGGGCATGCCGAAGCCGTTCCGTGCGCTGCTCGACCTCTTCGGCATCCTCGACGCGAAGGAGGCGGGCGAGGAGCACCTCCGCCGGTCGGGGCTCGACTACACGATCGTCCGCCCCGGCGGCCTGACGAACGACCCCGCCACCGGCGACGTGCTCGTCGGGGAGGGCGGGGACACCGTCTCGGGGTCGATCCCGCGCGCCGACGTGGCGCGCCTGCTCGTCGCGGCGCTGTTCACCCCCGAGAGCGAGAACCGCACGTTCGAGGTGGTGAGCCGGGAGGGCCGCCGTGGGAGCGCGACGGGCGTCGTGGACGTCGACTGGCGGCACCCCGAACCGGTCGTCGAGCGGTAGCGCCCGGCGTCGGTCCGAGGGCGGTAGCGGCGCGCGGTCCCCGGCGAGTGCCGACGAGCGCCGACGCCGGTCGGTATCGACCGGCGACGAACGCTTATGTTGGGTGCCACCACAGCACGGTCATGGTCGCCGAATCGTTCGTACTGGCCGCGGCGCAGGTCGAACCCGAGTACCACGACAAGGAGGGCACCCTCGACAAGACGTGTCGCTGGATCGAGCGGGCGGGCGACGCGGGCGCGGACCTCGTCGTCTTCCCCGAGACGTACTTCCCGGGGTACCCCTACTGGCGCGGCAGCGTCTCGATCCCGCGGTGGACGGAGCTGATGGTCGAACTCCAGAAGAACAGCCTCCACGTGGAGGACGAGGCGACGGCGGTCCTCGGCGACGCGGTCGCCGAGGCGGACCTGTACGTCGCCCTCGGGACCAACGAGCTGAGCGACCGCCCCGGCAGCGAGACGCTCTACAACTCCATCTTTTACTTCGATCGAACCGGAGAGTTGCTCGGCCGCCACCGCAAGCTCATGCCGACCCACCAGGAGCGGGCCATCTGGGGCCGCGGCGACCCGGCGCACCTCCGCACCTACGAGACCGACCTCGGTCGCCTCGGCGGCCTGGTGTGCTACGAGAACCACATGACGCTGTCGAAGGCGGCGCTGACGGCCCACGGCGAGGAGATCCACGCCGCCGTCTGGCCGGGCTTCTGGGAGCAACACGGCCACCCCGGGGACAAGAGCCGCGCGGCGGACGCCGGCGCGCGCGACACCTGCGACGTCTACCCCGCGATGCGCGAGTACGCCTTCGAGACGCAGTCGTTCGTCGCCGCCTGCTCCGCGTACGTGAGCGACGACGTGGCCGGCGAGTACGCCGACGAGCTGGGGTTCAACGTCGCCGCGGGCGGGAGCATGCTCGTCAACCCGGCCGGGATCGTGAAGGCCGGCCCCGCGGTGGGCGAGGAGGCGCTGCTGACCGCCGAGTTCTCCCGCGACGAGCGCCGCGCCACGAAGGCGTACTTCGACGCGATGGGCCACTACACCCGCTGGGACGCGGTGCGCCTCGACGTGAGCGACGGGGCGCTCTCGCCGGTGCGCGAGCGACCGGAGGCGCGTCGACCGTCGCTGTCGCCCGCCCGCGCCGAGGAACTCGCCGCGGAGTACGGGGTGCCGGTCGAGGCCGTCGAGGCGGTGGCCGAAGAGCTAGCTCCCTGAAGCTCCCTGAAGACTCGTTGGAGGGGAGAACGGGGAGAGAGCGATGGGAACGTAGACGAACGGGACGGTTCGGCGCTCAGTCCGCCGCGACCTGCGTCCGTGATCCCGTCATCGCCAGCACGTCGTCGAAGAAGCCGAGGGTGTCGTGCGGGCCGGGGTTGGCCTCGGGGTGGTACTGGCGCGTGATGACGCGCAGGTCGTCGCTCTCCAGGCCCTCGGGGGTGTCGTCGTTGACGTTCACCTGCGTCACGTCGAGCGGGCCGGGGTCGGCGACGGTGTAGCCGTGGTTCTGCGTCGTCATCACCACCCGCCCGGTGCGCAGGTCGCGCACGGGCTGGTTGACGCCGCGGTGGCCGAAGGCCATCTTCTCCGTCTCTCCGCCGAGCGCGTCCGCGATGACCTGCTGGCCGAGGCAGATGCCGGCCATCGGGATTTCGCCGGCGAGGTCCCGGACGAGGTCCTGGGTCGCCCCGAAGTTCGCCGGGTCGCCGGGACCGTTCGAGATGAACAGCACGTCGGGCGCGAGCGCCTCGACTTCCTCGGACGTCGCGTCGTAGGGCAGGCGGTGGACCGTCGCGCCGCGCTCGACGAGCGAGGAGACGATCGATCCCTTCGCCCCGCAGTCGATCAGGGCGACGTCCGGGCCGGAGCCGTCGGGGTTGTACGTCGTCGGCTCGCGGACCGTGACCTGCTCGCCGATCTCGGTGTGTTCGCTCATTCCCTTGCACCGCGAGAGCTGGTCGAGCGCGTCCTCCGGGGTGACGTCCTCGCCCGCGACGATGCCGCACTTCATCGCCCCCTCCTCGCGGATGCGGGTGACGAGGTCGCGCGTGTCGAGGCTGTCCACGGCGGGGACGCCCTCGCGTTCGAGCCACGCGGCGACGTCGTCGGTCAGTTCGCGCGCGACGACGGCGCGGGGGTGGACGCGGTCGGATTCGAACCGCTCGGATCGGACGCCGTAGTTACCGATCAGGGGATACGAGAACGTGAGGACCTGCTCCTCGTAGGAGGGGTCGGTGAGGCTCTCCTCGTAGCCCGTGTAGGCGGTCGTGAACACCAGTTCTCCACGCGTCTGACCGGGAGCGCGAGCGCGCGCTTCGACCACGCGCCCGCCCTCCAGTGCCACGTAGGCGTCCATCGTTACGAAGAACATAGAAACAGACCCCTATAATCGTTGTGTTCGAAGCAGCGTTACGAAATTCGTAATCGTCAAGTACGAGAGGTGTGTACCGACGCACCTCGATGGACAACCTCGACCGGGACATCCTCGACATCCTCCGACGCGACGCGCGGACGCCCTACACGGAGATCGCCGCCGAGGTGGGGACGAGCGAGGGCACGGTCAGGAACCGCGTCGATCGCCTCGTCAAGGACGGCGTCATCGAACGGTTCACCGTCGCCACGCGCACCGGGAACGTGAAGGCGATGATCGAGGTCGGCGTCGACGTGAGCGTCGACACGAGCGAGGTCTCCGAGCGGATGGCCGAGTGGCACGACGTCGACTTCGTCTGGCAGGTCTCCGGCGAGGAGGACCTCGTGCTCATCGTCGACGCGGCCGACACCCGGGGCATCAACGACCTGATCACCCGCGCGCGCGAGCAGGACGAGGTCGTGAGCACGAAGACGCGCCTGATCCTCGACGAGCGGCTCGGGTAGCCACCGGGAGACGGACCCCCGACGCGCGTCGTACGTCCGGCGGTCGGACGGGGACAGCCCACAGTATATCTCCGCCGGCGGCCAACGCTTCGGTGAGATGGCTCGGGCGACGGGGAGTGGCGGGCGAGGAGACGAGGGGGATCGCGTCCTCGTCCTCAATCCGAAGAGCGGCGGCGGACGCGGCACCGACGCGATCGGGGCGTTGGCCGCAGATCGCGGGTTCGCCGTCCGCGAGGCCGAGGGCGCGGCGGTGGTCGAGGCCGCGCGGGGGGCCGCCGAGTCCGGGGCGTCGCTCGTCGTCGCATGCGGGGGCGACGGAACGGCGAGCGGCGTCGTGAACGGCATCGCCGACGCCGACGCGTTCGACGACGTCGCCTTCGGCGTCGTCCCGAGCGGGACGGGGAACAACTTCGCGGGGAACGTCGGCGTCGGGAGCGTCGAGCAGGCGTTCGACGTGCTCGAGACGGGCGAGGAGCGCCGCATCGACGTCGGGCGCGTCGTCCTCACCGACGCCGACGGAACGACCGACGAGCGACTGTTTCTCAACTCCTGCGTCGCGGGGCTGACCGCCGACGCGAGCGAGCGAACCTCGGCGGAGTTGAAGCGACGCTACGGGGCGTTCGCCTACCTCGCCACCACGCTCGGTGCGGTGCCGACCTACGAGTCCCTCCCCCTGCGAGTCGAGGGGCCGGCGGACGACGATCCGTGGCGCGGGGACGCGCTCTGCGTCTTCCTCGGGAACGCTCGCGGATTCCCCCGCGGCGGGAGCGTCCGGCTGACGCAGGCGAACGTCGAGGACGGTCTCCTGGAGGTCGCGCTCGTGAGCGACGCGTCCGCGCTCGAACTCGCCGGGGACGAACTGATCCGGCGACTGTTCCGGGGGGAGACGGTCAACATCGAGCTACGGTCGCTCCCGTCCGTGACCGTGACGACGGAGGGCGAGCCGATCCGCTTCAGCCTCGACGGCGAGATGGTCAGCGCAGAGCGCCTCGACGCGGGGACGCTCCCGCGGACGCTTCGCGCCCGCGTCGGGGCGAGCTACGTGCCGGACCCGCCCGCGTGAGACGGGCGACCCGCCGCCGAGACGGCGGCGGGAGTCGGGAGATCGGGCGGCCCGTCGATCAGTCGTCGTCCTCGCCGGGCGGGCGTCCGACGCCGGGAGTCGGGGCCTCGTCGAGCCACGCCGGCGTCTGGAGGTGGCGCTTCTGCTCGTGGACGCGCCGGTAGAACCGCCGGACGAGGCGGTCGGTGAGGTGGGTGCCGACGCGGGGTTCGACCCGCCCCTCGCGGATGGCGGCGACGACGTTCTCCGGGGTGAGTTCCTCGGCGTCGACGCGCGTGTACGCGCGTCCCACCTCGACGGGGTAGTGGGCGTCGCTGCCGCCGACCAGCGGGAGGCCGTGGTCGTCCGCGAGCTGGCGCACCCAGCGCTCGGTCCGGGGGTGTTTGCCGTTGACCTCGATGGCGTCGAACGGGGCATCGACCTCGCGGACGGTGCTGTTGCGGTAGGGGTGAGCGATGATCGCCGCACAGTCGCGGTCGTGGGCGAGCGCGACCGTCTCCTCGGGGGTGAGGCGCTCCGGGCGGGTGAACCGCGGCGGATCCGGGCCGACCACGAGGACGTGTCCGCGGGTCGTCGTCACCTCGATGCCGGGGACGCGGACCACGGGATCGGTGGAGAGCGGTTCGTAGTAGTCGTGGTTGGTGAGCGCGACGCCGTCGAGATCACGCAACTGGGCGACGACGCCGAGCGCCCGCGAGCCGACGGGGTCGAAGGGCGTAGAGCGGGCGGTAAACCCGTGGAAGAACCGGGTGTGCGTGTGGAGATCCAGCGCGAACACGACCGGCGCTACGAGCGCGTACCTCTTTGTGGTTCCGCCGAGAACGCCGTCCCATGACAAACGACGGGCGCGCGCCGGGGGGCAGATCCGACGGGCGCGTCCTGATCCTCAACCCCGTCAGCGGGGACGGCGAGCACGCGCCGCGCGTTCGCGAGCTGGCCGCGGACCACGGGTTCGCCGTTCGCGAGACGGAGCGCTCGGGCGACGGCATCGAGCTGGCGCGGGAGGCCGCGAGGGAGGGGGCCGACCTCGTCGCCGCCTGCGGGGGCGACGGGACGCTGAACGAGGTCGTCCGGGGGCTGTGGAACGCGGACGCGCTCCCGGGGACCGCGTTCGCCGTCGTCCCGGGCGGGACGGGGAACAACTTCGCGGGGAACGTCGGGATCGAGGGGATCGAACACGCGTTCGAGGTCGTCGAGTCGGGCGACTGGCGCACCGTCGACCTCGGCCTCGTCGCCGTCGACGGGGGCGAGCCGCTCCCGTTTCTCAACTCCTGCGTCGGCGGGCTGACGGCGAACGCGAGCGCGAGCACCTCGTCGGAGCAGAAGGAGCGCTTCGGCGTCCTCGCGTACGTCCTCAACACGCTCCGCGAGATCGCCTCGTTCGAGGGGATCGCGCTCGACGTCACGCCGGTCGAGGGGGGCGAGGGGTGGCACGGGGACGCCCTCTGCGTGCTCATCGGGAACGGGCGTCGGTTCCCCGGCGGGGGCGACGAGCAGGCGAACATGGAGGACGGCCGGCTCGACGTGACGATCGTCGAGGACTACCCGACGGTGGACCTCGCGAGCGAGGCCGCCGTCCATCGGCTGTTCGGACGCGAGACGCGGAACATCGCGCGGCTACAGACGACCGAACTCGACGTGACCGTCCACGAGGGCGACCCGGTCACCTTCAGCCTCGACGGGGAACTCGCCTCCGTGCGCCACCTGCACGTCGAGTCCCGGCCGGGGACGCTCCGCCTCCCCGTCGGCGACGCCTACGATCCGGCCCCCGGCTGACGCCGGCCGCGCGACTCGAAGAGTCCTTAAGACGCCTCACCGAGAGGCAGGTATGAGCGTGGACGACGCACGTACGCAGGAGCGGTCGGAGGGAGCCGCCGACCACGAGCACCAGAACGCCCGACAGGACGTCGTCGCGGTGGACGCGGACGACAACGAGCAGGGGGTCGTAAACCGCCTCGACGCCCACACCGGCGACGGCATCCGCCACCGCGCGTTCACCGCCCTCGTGTTCGACGACGAGGGGCGCATCCTGCTCGCCCAGCGCGCCGCCGACAAGCGCCTCTGGGACACCCACTGGGACGGGACCGTCGCGTCCCACCCAGAGCAGGGACAGAGCCAGGAGGAGGCCACTCGCCAGCGGCTCGAGGAGGAACTCGGGATCACGCCCGACCAGTACGACGACCTCCGCGTGACGGACAAGTTCGAGTACAAGCGCTACTACCTCAACGAGGGCGTCGAGCACGAGGTCTGTGCGGTGCTGAAGCTCACCCTCGACGACATCTCGCTCGACCCCGACCCCGCCGAGGTCGGCGGACTGCTCTGGGCCGACTACCGCCACCTCTACGAGCACCCCAAGCTCTACCGGCAGCTTCGCCTCTGCCCGTGGTTCGAGATCGCCATCCGTCGCGACTTCGAGTGACCCGCCGTCGCCGAGGTGCGCATCGGACGACACTCACGGGGCCGTGAGATACCATCGCGAGTGAGATAACCTCAAACGCGCAGCAGTCGTACGGAAAGACATGACGACGGAGTTGTACGACCGCCTCGACGGGCAGGTGGCGCTCGTCACCGGGGCGACGCGCGGTATCGGGGAGGCGGTCGCGGCGGCGCTCGCCGACCTCGGAGCGACCGTCTACGCGGGTGCCCGGAGCACGCGCGACGTGGACGACCCGGACGCGATCCCGGTGCGCCTCGACGTGACCAACGAGACGACCGTCGAGAAGGCGGTCGACCGGATCGACCGCACGGAGGGTCGCCTCGACGTCCTCGTCAACAACGCGGGCATCGAGGGGCCGAAGCCGCCGCTCCACCGCGTCGGCACCGACAGCATCGACGCCACACTCGACACGAACCTCCGGGGACCGATCCTCGTGACGAAGGCCGCCCTCCCGCTCCTGCTCGAACGCGAGGGCGGCCGCGTCGTCAACGTCTCCTCCGGGATGGGCGCGCTCGGCGAGGGGATGAGCGGCGGGTACGGACCGTACCGCATCTCGAAGGCGGGCCTGAACGCCCTCACCGTCTACCTCCACGGCGAGTACGGCGAGGAGGGCCTCATCGCCAACTCGGTCTGCCCGGGGTGGGTGCGGACCGACCTCGGCGGGCCGGACGCCACCCGAAGCGTC
The Halomarina pelagica DNA segment above includes these coding regions:
- a CDS encoding PHP-associated domain-containing protein; protein product: MFALDLHTHTRFFHGFTARSTPFDPVGSRALGVVAQLRDLDGVALTNHDYYEPLSTDPVVRVPGIEVTTTRGHVLVVGPDPPRFTRPERLTPEETVALAHDRDCAAIIAHPYRNSTVREVDAPFDAIEVNGKHPRTERWVRQLADDHGLPLVGGSDAHYPVEVGRAYTRVDAEELTPENVVAAIREGRVEPRVGTHLTDRLVRRFYRRVHEQKRHLQTPAWLDEAPTPGVGRPPGEDDD
- the carA gene encoding glutamine-hydrolyzing carbamoyl-phosphate synthase small subunit, whose protein sequence is MFFVTMDAYVALEGGRVVEARARAPGQTRGELVFTTAYTGYEESLTDPSYEEQVLTFSYPLIGNYGVRSERFESDRVHPRAVVARELTDDVAAWLEREGVPAVDSLDTRDLVTRIREEGAMKCGIVAGEDVTPEDALDQLSRCKGMSEHTEIGEQVTVREPTTYNPDGSGPDVALIDCGAKGSIVSSLVERGATVHRLPYDATSEEVEALAPDVLFISNGPGDPANFGATQDLVRDLAGEIPMAGICLGQQVIADALGGETEKMAFGHRGVNQPVRDLRTGRVVMTTQNHGYTVADPGPLDVTQVNVNDDTPEGLESDDLRVITRQYHPEANPGPHDTLGFFDDVLAMTGSRTQVAAD
- a CDS encoding diacylglycerol/lipid kinase family protein, which encodes MTNDGRAPGGRSDGRVLILNPVSGDGEHAPRVRELAADHGFAVRETERSGDGIELAREAAREGADLVAACGGDGTLNEVVRGLWNADALPGTAFAVVPGGTGNNFAGNVGIEGIEHAFEVVESGDWRTVDLGLVAVDGGEPLPFLNSCVGGLTANASASTSSEQKERFGVLAYVLNTLREIASFEGIALDVTPVEGGEGWHGDALCVLIGNGRRFPGGGDEQANMEDGRLDVTIVEDYPTVDLASEAAVHRLFGRETRNIARLQTTELDVTVHEGDPVTFSLDGELASVRHLHVESRPGTLRLPVGDAYDPAPG
- a CDS encoding SDR family oxidoreductase, whose product is MNEMTVLVAGASGRTGRDVLDVLLDAGIRVRALTSSPGKVETLELQGADEVVVGDLLSISAAREAVEGADAVICAVGSTPGANLLRGPLVDREGVVNLVDAAADEGVDRFVLVSSIGVGDSKEGMPKPFRALLDLFGILDAKEAGEEHLRRSGLDYTIVRPGGLTNDPATGDVLVGEGGDTVSGSIPRADVARLLVAALFTPESENRTFEVVSREGRRGSATGVVDVDWRHPEPVVER
- a CDS encoding carbon-nitrogen hydrolase family protein; translated protein: MVAESFVLAAAQVEPEYHDKEGTLDKTCRWIERAGDAGADLVVFPETYFPGYPYWRGSVSIPRWTELMVELQKNSLHVEDEATAVLGDAVAEADLYVALGTNELSDRPGSETLYNSIFYFDRTGELLGRHRKLMPTHQERAIWGRGDPAHLRTYETDLGRLGGLVCYENHMTLSKAALTAHGEEIHAAVWPGFWEQHGHPGDKSRAADAGARDTCDVYPAMREYAFETQSFVAACSAYVSDDVAGEYADELGFNVAAGGSMLVNPAGIVKAGPAVGEEALLTAEFSRDERRATKAYFDAMGHYTRWDAVRLDVSDGALSPVRERPEARRPSLSPARAEELAAEYGVPVEAVEAVAEELAP
- a CDS encoding Lrp/AsnC family transcriptional regulator, whose protein sequence is MDNLDRDILDILRRDARTPYTEIAAEVGTSEGTVRNRVDRLVKDGVIERFTVATRTGNVKAMIEVGVDVSVDTSEVSERMAEWHDVDFVWQVSGEEDLVLIVDAADTRGINDLITRAREQDEVVSTKTRLILDERLG
- a CDS encoding MDR family MFS transporter; the protein is MDAPTSDRRLVTLGVMLGIFLAGIDGTVVSTVMPTVVADLGGLRLYSWVFAAYMLFAAISMPLFGRLSDIYGRKRLFYVGVAVFVLGSALAGLSRTMPQLIAFRAVQGVGAGAMFAIPYTILGVIHPPEQRGRAIGYGSAVWGISSVVGPLLGYLIVTTLGWRWVFYLSVPVGIGAVALIARSLEETTGAADPHVDYAGALALSVGVGALLLALQLFETVGTAAAGALAVVGVAALVAFVRVERSARVPILPLSLFDDRVFVVTNAVGFLSSFVIFGAITYVPLFVQALRGGAGAAALAVFPISIGWSGTSFVSGRLVNRFGERALIATGTVLMTLGFGAATLWTVGTPLSVIVANVFVMGVGMGALTPPLLTAIQNHLGTERMGLATSSQQFFRNLGGTVGVAVLGVALNVVLRERFASLPRVSNVGDLQRLLLASGSPPDGLAAAMTEGLTAVFAASVVVCLLAVGLVVYLPRLRGGTTAALGVDD
- a CDS encoding diacylglycerol/lipid kinase family protein; translation: MARATGSGGRGDEGDRVLVLNPKSGGGRGTDAIGALAADRGFAVREAEGAAVVEAARGAAESGASLVVACGGDGTASGVVNGIADADAFDDVAFGVVPSGTGNNFAGNVGVGSVEQAFDVLETGEERRIDVGRVVLTDADGTTDERLFLNSCVAGLTADASERTSAELKRRYGAFAYLATTLGAVPTYESLPLRVEGPADDDPWRGDALCVFLGNARGFPRGGSVRLTQANVEDGLLEVALVSDASALELAGDELIRRLFRGETVNIELRSLPSVTVTTEGEPIRFSLDGEMVSAERLDAGTLPRTLRARVGASYVPDPPA
- a CDS encoding HD domain-containing protein; translation: MSHVDLDRAFPELAAIEDADLRAGVREAWTIAIDDNGIDDLAAVPWFPPAQRRLDLPDATLVEHVRDVTAAAVALAETLVERGHDPSIDLVLAGALVHDVSKLYEFDGMDETAVGRLLGHPHYGAAVVDRAGLPVEVAHVVLSHTRRTAVEPATLEAETVRRADEVAASALRLRAVDDLRDA
- a CDS encoding endonuclease/exonuclease/phosphatase family protein gives rise to the protein MSIRFTRRGFLATAGASLASVTGAASATPDPVRFATYNIRDLTTEQVQTPGDPQAEAAARVIQEARPDVLALNEVVNNRQEGVRTDRTNARAFVENYLSVPQRDFLRGIDYEHVYVPKSNTGVHSGMDLDNNGVVDDTPGDRTYGNDAFGYGEYPGQYALALVSRYPLDEAAVRSFRTFVWEDMPGNLIVRDDDYDVYLTEEEAERFRLSSKTHVDVPIEVGDRTVHALLAHPTPSGFDGPENFNGRRCHDEVRLFADYVAGADYLYDDDGVSGGLDPDASYALLGDMNAYPGQADNFDAATKFLLDTPDFDARPLPTSPGGARRGNPRATFDSTITIDYVLPSPDLDRRGTGVVWPARSSSRRGLGADAEAASDHRLVWADLVPGR